The following DNA comes from Bacteroidales bacterium.
TCTGGTTGATGATGTTATCGATGAAGTGGAAGGTCATACCGATCTGGTTGATGATGTCACCGATGAAGTAGATGGCCATACCGATCTCTTAGATAATGTTACCGATGAAATGGATGGTTGTACCGATCTGGTTGATGGGGTCACCGATGAAGTAAAAGGTCATGCCGATCTGGTTGATGACGTTACCGATGAAGTGGATGGACATACCGACCTCTTCGATGGTCTCACCGGCCTGTTAACAGAACCTTCTTTTAATGCCTCACGCCCCGGCTGCTTGTGGGCAGGTACTTGGGTCGAAGAAAAATATGATGCCTTCGCTACCCGACTGATGTACTGTAGATACAACTGAATGACAACTGAATGACAACCGAATGACCAATGACTATAAACGTCAACCAGGGACCATTAAATCAACTATCGGCCTTATCATCAAATCTTCAAACTCTTTTTCAAACTCTTTGTCAAACTCCTGTCAAACTCTTTGTCAAACGATCAACCCCTTCAGTAGGCCTTCTCAGATGAATTAATCAGTGTATGCCCAATCAGCCGGTCATAACCTTTTTTATAATCGGTGTAGTATATATAAACCATATAATCGTTTTCCGTTTGATAATGGTTTCCTGAAATGTAAAAAGGTTTGACTTCTTCTTCGTTGGATTTGAAGGTATATTTGTAGTCGTGATATCCTTGTTTTAACAGCAATCTTTTTTCAAACACTTTCCTTTCATTATTAAATATCATTCTGTTTTCCGGCTCACAATTCCAGTTGTTGAAGGCGCCCGTAACGTAAAATTTGCCACCTGCAGCGGAGTGTTCGGTTTTCAGCGTAAAATATACATACACATAATCGGCCTCGGTATCCGGATTTTCGCTGTTTTCACTATCGATTTGAAACCGACCGTTCAGGTCTTTATTGTTTTTATATTGCTGGAAATTTCTGTCTTTATCTGTTTCCAGCAGAAAATGAAAATTGTTTTGTTCGAAATTGATTTTTTTAATATGGGCACCTGCATAATCGGTGGTTTTGGTGTTGAAATGGTGAAATTCATTTCCTCCTTTAAAGACCAGTTTTTCATTCATCTCGTAGGAAATTCGATTACCATTCATAGATGAAGGATTCAGGGATTCATACAGTTTTTCGTTGTGGTAATTTTTTTGTACAGCAATTTTGAGATTGTTGTTGGGGTTGTTAAGTTGGATGTTTCCCGTTTGCAGAGATAGATTCAGTTCCTGGTTGGGTTTGTTCCGGCTCATCCGATTGACGCTTTCCGTTTCTCCTTTAATGCCAATGATTTTCTCGCTTACCCTGAATTTTCGTGTTAAAACAGTATCCTGCGGATTGTTATTGGCATACACCATAAGCATGTAGTTCCCCGAAGATACCGGTTTCATGTTTTCATTGGGGATGTTGAGCTCATAGTGTGTGTATTGTCTCAGCGTATTGAAGGAACTATGTGAATTATAGATCTCACTGGTGAATTGCCCTGAAAGATAATCGGATTCAAACAGGTCCGAGGGTTTCCAGCCGGCATGACAATGTATAATTTTATAGGAAAAGTTTTTTGTGCCTCCATCCATATCATCAAAGCTCAGGGTGACCTTTTCTTCTGAATTCAATCTGATGACAGGCGGGGAGAGGGGTTCGTTCATTTTATGCATTTTGACCGTACGGATATTT
Coding sequences within:
- a CDS encoding DUF5103 domain-containing protein, which produces MKNLTRSIVLSLIIGILTLPAFSQPLKEKVNRENIRTVKMHKMNEPLSPPVIRLNSEEKVTLSFDDMDGGTKNFSYKIIHCHAGWKPSDLFESDYLSGQFTSEIYNSHSSFNTLRQYTHYELNIPNENMKPVSSGNYMLMVYANNNPQDTVLTRKFRVSEKIIGIKGETESVNRMSRNKPNQELNLSLQTGNIQLNNPNNNLKIAVQKNYHNEKLYESLNPSSMNGNRISYEMNEKLVFKGGNEFHHFNTKTTDYAGAHIKKINFEQNNFHFLLETDKDRNFQQYKNNKDLNGRFQIDSENSENPDTEADYVYVYFTLKTEHSAAGGKFYVTGAFNNWNCEPENRMIFNNERKVFEKRLLLKQGYHDYKYTFKSNEEEVKPFYISGNHYQTENDYMVYIYYTDYKKGYDRLIGHTLINSSEKAY